The following are encoded together in the Cohaesibacter gelatinilyticus genome:
- a CDS encoding DUF2817 domain-containing protein, translating into MIDFRDCYSADYFEARERFLKHAKELDLPSETFLHPQSSEFDQDVAVDVVRIGSIEAKYVLFVTSGVHGTELTAGSGPQLQMLSHFNESLPADTALVLVHAMNAYGSAKLTRTDENNVDPNRNIRADFSKLPVNESYRELHSALCPKEWQGEGREKADAGITHYVEEKGVLALTQDVLQGQYEYPDGIFYGGKTESWCVSNFTQIVKDHAKDADQIAIVDIHTGVGPYGFGEVMRVDRPAPADVEWENIGGFVCDILDRADCPKAPIKILLEFGTYEFDRVLTGLRGDNWLRHHGDPQSSWGRQIKRNLRDALFANDEKWLGDISRQSLEVCEATLQELKGASETI; encoded by the coding sequence ATGATCGATTTTCGCGATTGCTATTCAGCAGATTATTTTGAAGCGCGAGAAAGATTTCTCAAGCATGCGAAGGAGTTGGATCTACCCAGTGAGACTTTTTTGCACCCTCAATCCAGCGAGTTTGATCAGGATGTTGCCGTTGATGTGGTTAGAATAGGTTCGATCGAGGCCAAATATGTTCTCTTTGTCACATCTGGCGTACATGGTACTGAATTAACCGCTGGATCTGGCCCGCAATTGCAGATGCTGTCCCATTTCAACGAAAGCTTGCCAGCGGATACGGCTTTGGTTCTCGTTCATGCGATGAATGCTTATGGTTCTGCCAAGCTGACCCGTACCGATGAGAATAATGTCGATCCGAATCGTAACATTCGTGCCGACTTCTCAAAACTCCCCGTAAATGAATCTTATAGAGAGCTGCATTCTGCTCTTTGCCCTAAAGAGTGGCAGGGAGAGGGGCGTGAGAAAGCGGATGCAGGTATCACGCATTATGTAGAAGAGAAGGGCGTGCTGGCGCTGACACAGGATGTGTTGCAGGGACAATATGAATATCCTGATGGGATCTTCTATGGCGGCAAAACTGAGAGTTGGTGTGTGAGCAATTTCACGCAGATCGTCAAAGACCATGCCAAAGATGCTGATCAAATTGCTATTGTTGATATCCATACTGGTGTCGGCCCTTACGGGTTTGGCGAAGTCATGCGCGTTGATCGTCCTGCACCTGCTGATGTGGAGTGGGAGAATATCGGCGGTTTTGTCTGCGATATTCTGGATCGGGCAGATTGCCCGAAAGCACCTATCAAGATTCTTCTTGAGTTTGGTACTTATGAGTTCGATCGGGTGCTGACAGGTTTACGTGGGGACAATTGGCTTCGTCATCATGGGGATCCGCAATCGTCGTGGGGACGGCAGATCAAGCGGAACCTGCGAGATGCCCTTTTTGCCAATGACGAGAAATGGTTGGGTGACATCTCTCGGCAGAGTTTGGAAGTGTGCGAGGCAACATTACAGGAATTGAAAGGTGCAAGTGAAACTATTTAG
- a CDS encoding LysR family transcriptional regulator, with translation MKFRQLEAFRYIMITGSMVGAATQMHVTQSAISRLIRDLEYNLKFKLFERKQGSLELTRAGLQFYESVEENFLGLDRLENIARDIRENSTDVFRVAAGHSVATTLLPQVVGRFSAKHPNTRISIHSHRLAQTVMRLQNASVDIAIASGLPNLQNTKRLLLGTAPQACIIRHDHPLAKKSVIEPEDLSGQSVIGIMPDGPMHWDELDRTLADRGVTIKRNYEINNSHTAYSLVAQGLAIGVVEPLAAHLWRHHGVVQRRFEPQISINYYCAIQSRQGPRPELDHFIHLLTEEIRNLDWF, from the coding sequence ATGAAGTTTCGTCAACTGGAAGCATTCCGCTATATCATGATCACCGGTTCCATGGTTGGGGCTGCTACACAAATGCATGTCACGCAATCGGCTATCAGCCGATTGATCCGTGATCTGGAATATAACCTGAAATTCAAGCTGTTCGAACGCAAACAGGGATCGCTGGAATTGACCAGAGCGGGCTTGCAATTCTATGAGAGTGTAGAGGAAAATTTTCTTGGGTTGGATCGTCTTGAAAATATTGCCAGAGACATTCGCGAAAATAGCACAGACGTTTTTCGCGTAGCAGCAGGGCATTCAGTAGCCACCACGCTACTTCCGCAAGTCGTAGGCCGTTTTTCCGCAAAACATCCAAACACCCGCATTTCGATCCATTCTCATCGATTGGCACAAACCGTCATGCGATTGCAGAATGCCTCCGTCGACATAGCCATCGCCTCAGGTCTTCCAAACCTTCAGAATACCAAACGCTTGCTTTTGGGAACGGCACCCCAGGCATGCATAATCCGTCACGATCATCCATTGGCAAAGAAATCAGTCATCGAACCAGAAGATCTATCCGGACAATCAGTAATTGGCATCATGCCAGACGGACCAATGCATTGGGACGAATTGGATCGAACATTGGCTGACCGTGGCGTAACAATCAAAAGAAACTATGAAATCAACAATTCTCACACAGCCTACTCCCTTGTAGCTCAAGGTCTGGCAATCGGAGTGGTCGAGCCACTGGCGGCCCATCTATGGCGGCATCACGGTGTTGTACAACGACGGTTTGAGCCACAAATCAGCATCAATTATTATTGCGCCATCCAGTCACGTCAGGGGCCAAGGCCGGAACTGGACCATTTCATTCACTTGTTAACCGAAGAAATCAGGAATCTCGACTGGTTTTAG
- the dnaE gene encoding DNA polymerase III subunit alpha gives MAELNSDLKFIHLHVHSAYSLLEGALPVGKLIKQALKADMPAVAMTDTRNLFGALEFSQKAVGEGLQPILGCQIEVDFGDPAQADASGFKLPSLVFIGMNDEGWSNLVRLVSRSFLASHDDADPHVSIDDVREFSSGMICLTGGGNGPIDGPLVHHHVEVAGARLSQLKEMFGDRLYIEVMRHGLPDEHVVEPQLLDLAYEMHLPLVATNDVYFSEREDFEAHDALIAIAEGKVLVMDDRRRLTPEHYFKSQEEMAELFSDLPEAIENTIEIARRCHARARTINPILPRFAGADADPAEAEKHEAAELRRQAEEGLRRRIEIHGISPDMQEQDYWDRLKFELDIIENMKFPGYFLIVADFIKWAKDQDIPVGPGRGSGAGSLVAYSLTITDLDPLRFALLFERFLNPERVSMPDFDIDFCQDRREEVILYVQRKYGRDNVGQIITYGTLQARAVLRDVGRVLQMPFGQVDKLCKMVPMKGAVSVSLPEALEQEPRLTDARKEEEIVDRLINMSLKLEGLYRHASTHAAGIVIGDRSLDKLVPMYRDPRSDMPVTQYNMKWVEQAGLVKFDFLGLKTLTVLDTAVRFVKQRDIDINLAEIPIDDKASYEILAKGETVGVFQLESMGMRKALLDMKPDQFEDIIAIVALYRPGPMANIPTYCARKRGDETFEYMHELLESVLKETYGIIIYQEQVMQIAQILSGYSLGEADMLRRAMGKKIREEMEKQRVRFCDGAEERGVKREQASEIYDLVAKFADYGFNKSHAAAYALVAYQTAYMKANYPVEFLAAIMTLDMNNTDKLSEFRRDAIRLGIEVRPPSINESGVEFVVKEGAIVYSMAAIKGVGQPAAEHVMEVRGDKPFKDLADFAKRISPRVLNKRTIENLAAAGTFDCLNPNRAQVVASIDVIMGEAARASQNASSGQGDIFGTADIEVAPLILPDMRPWTNEEKLQREYGAVGFYLSAHPLDDYISVLEEKRIQLWQPFENAVKQGASAGRLAGTITGRQERKTKTGNRMGIINISDPTGQYEAVLFSEALHRFRDMLEPGKTVILEVGADERPEGVSVRINNVRPLDGGGLQKNMRVFVRDEKPLTSLRKQLDERGDGDVSVIVMIDEGECEVEMRLKGTFYVSNEVGRALKAIPGIVDVQVGSF, from the coding sequence ATGGCTGAACTAAACAGTGATTTGAAATTCATTCATCTTCATGTGCATTCAGCCTATTCCTTGCTGGAAGGTGCTCTCCCTGTCGGCAAATTGATCAAGCAGGCATTGAAAGCCGATATGCCTGCGGTGGCCATGACAGATACGCGTAATTTGTTTGGCGCATTGGAGTTTTCGCAAAAAGCTGTAGGTGAGGGCCTGCAACCTATTCTGGGATGCCAGATCGAGGTTGATTTTGGTGATCCAGCGCAAGCAGATGCATCCGGCTTCAAACTACCATCTCTTGTCTTCATTGGTATGAATGATGAAGGATGGTCTAATCTTGTCCGCCTCGTCAGTCGCTCATTTCTTGCCTCTCATGATGACGCAGATCCCCATGTTAGCATTGATGATGTTCGCGAATTTTCGAGCGGCATGATCTGTCTTACTGGTGGGGGCAATGGACCGATTGATGGCCCTCTCGTTCACCATCATGTGGAAGTTGCCGGTGCACGTCTTTCTCAACTGAAAGAGATGTTTGGTGATCGCCTCTATATAGAGGTGATGCGTCATGGTTTGCCGGATGAACATGTCGTTGAACCGCAACTACTCGATCTCGCCTATGAAATGCATCTGCCGCTGGTCGCTACCAATGACGTTTATTTTTCTGAACGAGAAGATTTCGAAGCCCATGATGCGTTGATTGCCATTGCCGAAGGCAAGGTGCTTGTTATGGATGATAGACGCCGTCTGACACCAGAGCATTATTTCAAAAGTCAGGAGGAGATGGCAGAGCTCTTTTCTGATTTGCCAGAGGCAATAGAAAATACAATCGAGATTGCAAGGCGATGTCACGCGAGAGCCCGAACCATCAATCCGATCTTACCACGTTTTGCTGGTGCAGATGCCGATCCTGCCGAAGCAGAAAAACATGAGGCGGCTGAATTGCGCCGTCAGGCGGAAGAGGGTTTGCGTCGCCGGATTGAAATACATGGTATCTCTCCAGATATGCAGGAGCAGGACTATTGGGATCGACTTAAGTTTGAACTTGATATCATTGAGAACATGAAATTCCCCGGTTACTTCCTGATCGTTGCGGATTTTATCAAATGGGCCAAGGATCAGGATATTCCAGTTGGCCCGGGCCGTGGTTCCGGTGCTGGCTCGCTTGTGGCTTATTCCCTTACCATTACTGATCTGGATCCCCTGCGATTTGCCTTGCTGTTCGAACGTTTCCTCAACCCGGAACGCGTCTCCATGCCCGATTTCGATATTGATTTCTGTCAGGATCGGCGTGAGGAAGTGATCCTCTATGTTCAGCGCAAATATGGCCGCGATAATGTAGGGCAGATCATTACATATGGTACGCTTCAGGCTCGCGCAGTGTTGCGAGATGTCGGTCGTGTCTTGCAGATGCCATTTGGTCAAGTCGACAAGCTCTGCAAAATGGTGCCGATGAAAGGTGCTGTATCAGTTTCCCTGCCTGAGGCGTTGGAGCAGGAACCCCGTCTAACGGATGCGCGCAAGGAAGAAGAGATTGTTGATCGCCTGATCAATATGTCGCTCAAGCTCGAAGGGCTTTATCGACATGCGTCCACTCATGCCGCTGGTATTGTTATTGGGGACCGCTCGCTCGATAAATTGGTACCGATGTATCGAGATCCACGCTCCGATATGCCGGTAACCCAATATAATATGAAATGGGTCGAGCAAGCGGGGCTGGTGAAGTTTGACTTCTTGGGCCTTAAGACCCTGACGGTGCTGGATACGGCTGTTCGGTTCGTGAAACAGCGCGATATTGATATCAACCTGGCTGAAATTCCGATTGACGATAAAGCTTCCTATGAGATTTTGGCCAAAGGTGAGACCGTTGGGGTTTTCCAGCTGGAATCCATGGGCATGCGCAAAGCACTTTTGGATATGAAACCTGACCAATTCGAAGACATCATTGCTATCGTGGCGCTTTATCGTCCAGGACCAATGGCCAATATTCCGACCTATTGTGCGCGAAAGCGTGGCGATGAAACCTTCGAGTATATGCATGAGTTGCTCGAATCCGTTCTCAAGGAAACCTATGGCATCATCATCTATCAGGAACAGGTGATGCAGATCGCCCAGATTCTCTCCGGCTACTCACTTGGTGAAGCGGATATGCTGCGCCGAGCCATGGGTAAGAAAATCCGTGAGGAGATGGAAAAGCAGCGGGTTCGTTTCTGTGATGGTGCGGAAGAGCGTGGCGTGAAACGAGAACAAGCGTCTGAGATTTATGATCTTGTTGCCAAATTTGCCGACTATGGTTTTAACAAATCACACGCTGCTGCCTATGCTTTGGTTGCCTATCAAACGGCTTATATGAAAGCCAATTACCCGGTTGAATTTCTGGCAGCGATCATGACGCTGGATATGAACAATACCGATAAGCTGTCGGAATTCCGCCGTGATGCCATTCGTTTGGGAATTGAGGTGCGTCCTCCTTCCATCAATGAATCGGGTGTTGAATTCGTTGTGAAGGAAGGTGCCATTGTCTACTCCATGGCTGCGATCAAAGGGGTGGGTCAGCCTGCAGCTGAGCATGTTATGGAGGTGCGCGGGGACAAGCCGTTCAAGGATCTGGCAGATTTTGCCAAACGTATCAGTCCGCGGGTTCTTAACAAACGTACCATTGAAAATCTGGCCGCTGCAGGTACCTTTGACTGTCTTAATCCAAACCGGGCGCAAGTTGTTGCGTCAATTGATGTGATCATGGGTGAGGCGGCGCGTGCCAGTCAGAATGCTTCATCCGGGCAAGGTGATATTTTCGGAACTGCCGATATAGAAGTCGCGCCCCTTATTCTTCCTGATATGCGTCCGTGGACCAATGAAGAGAAATTGCAGCGCGAATATGGTGCTGTGGGGTTTTATCTTTCCGCTCACCCATTGGACGACTATATCTCTGTTCTGGAGGAAAAGCGTATTCAGCTCTGGCAACCATTTGAGAATGCGGTCAAGCAAGGTGCCAGTGCTGGTCGATTGGCAGGCACCATTACGGGTCGACAGGAGCGCAAGACCAAAACCGGTAATCGTATGGGGATCATCAATATCTCGGATCCAACTGGTCAGTATGAAGCAGTGCTGTTTTCTGAAGCTTTGCACCGGTTTCGAGATATGCTGGAGCCGGGAAAGACTGTAATTCTGGAAGTGGGAGCAGATGAGCGCCCTGAAGGTGTATCTGTTCGTATCAACAATGTGCGTCCGCTTGATGGGGGGGGCTTGCAGAAGAATATGCGCGTTTTTGTGCGTGATGAGAAACCACTGACGTCCCTTCGCAAACAGCTGGATGAACGTGGTGATGGCGATGTCTCTGTCATCGTCATGATTGATGAGGGCGAATGTGAAGTTGAAATGCGTCTCAAAGGAACATTCTATGTGTCCAATGAGGTGGGCCGTGCACTGAAAGCCATCCCTGGTATTGTCGATGTTCAGGTGGGAAGCTTTTAG
- a CDS encoding ABC transporter ATP-binding protein, producing the protein MANDELLVLRDVQRSYIQADNELPILVGANLSVKAGEMVALVAPSGAGKSTLLHVAGLLERPNGGEVYIAGKPQSGAVDRARTVTRRDEIGFVYQFHHLLAEFSALENVVLPQLISGANKSEAESRALELLKYMRVDHRAAHRPAELSGGEQQRVAIARAMANGPRVLLADEPTGNLDPTTSDYVFKALNSLVKQSGISALVATHNLFLAERMDRQITLVDGKVVEI; encoded by the coding sequence ATCGCTAATGACGAGCTTCTTGTCTTGAGAGACGTTCAGAGGAGCTATATTCAGGCAGACAACGAGTTGCCGATTTTGGTTGGAGCCAATCTTAGTGTCAAGGCTGGTGAGATGGTGGCGTTAGTTGCTCCGTCCGGGGCTGGTAAATCTACATTGCTGCATGTCGCAGGTCTGTTGGAGCGACCGAATGGTGGCGAAGTTTATATCGCTGGAAAACCACAGAGTGGAGCGGTTGATCGGGCTCGTACTGTTACCCGACGGGATGAGATTGGTTTTGTCTATCAGTTTCACCATCTGCTTGCTGAATTCTCGGCTTTGGAAAATGTGGTTCTGCCACAATTAATCAGCGGTGCGAATAAATCCGAAGCAGAGAGCAGGGCGCTGGAATTGTTGAAATACATGCGCGTGGATCACCGCGCGGCTCATCGTCCTGCAGAATTGTCCGGTGGTGAACAGCAACGTGTTGCCATTGCCCGTGCCATGGCCAATGGTCCGCGTGTGTTGTTGGCTGACGAACCAACGGGAAATTTGGATCCGACTACCTCTGACTATGTGTTCAAGGCGCTCAATTCTCTGGTGAAACAGTCTGGAATTTCCGCGCTGGTTGCTACTCATAATTTGTTTCTTGCGGAACGTATGGATCGCCAGATTACTCTGGTGGATGGTAAGGTTGTCGAGATCTGA
- a CDS encoding lipoprotein-releasing ABC transporter permease subunit, producing MSAEEAKRPFALFEWMMAFRYLRSRRREAFISIISWLSFFGIMLGVATLIIVMAVMNGFRSELLDKILGINGHLVIQPVDSDLTDYDAVAKRIEGVNGVSYVIPFVEGQVLASGSGGAVGALVRGMSRESLDKLKLVSNNVLQGNLEKFDEEEGIAIGSRLARSLGVVAGDHIKLISPKGAVTPMGVAPRIKSYPVKAIFEIGMSEYDSTFVFMPLQHAQLYFNHEGKVSAIEAYVEDPDMVGEMRASVEEAAGRPIFVTDWRFRNVTFFSALEVERNLMFIILTLIILVAALNIISGLIMLVKDKGHDIAILRTMGATRASIMRIFVITGAAIGFVGTMAGFILGLIVCLNIEAIRQFVSYITRTELFSPELYFLSKLPADMDVSETVSVLVIALLLSFLATLYPAWRAATLDPVEALRYE from the coding sequence ATGTCCGCTGAAGAGGCCAAACGGCCGTTCGCATTGTTTGAATGGATGATGGCATTTCGTTATTTGCGTTCGCGCAGGCGGGAAGCTTTTATTTCCATCATTTCATGGTTATCTTTTTTTGGAATCATGCTGGGTGTAGCTACCCTTATCATCGTCATGGCGGTGATGAATGGTTTTCGTTCGGAATTACTGGACAAGATTCTGGGCATTAACGGTCATTTGGTTATCCAGCCAGTGGATTCTGATCTCACCGACTATGATGCTGTTGCCAAGCGTATCGAGGGTGTGAATGGTGTTAGCTATGTCATTCCCTTTGTGGAAGGGCAAGTTTTGGCATCTGGCTCTGGCGGTGCTGTTGGTGCATTGGTTCGTGGTATGTCGCGCGAAAGTTTGGATAAGCTAAAGCTTGTTTCAAACAATGTTTTACAAGGAAACCTTGAGAAGTTTGATGAAGAAGAAGGCATTGCCATTGGCTCTCGTCTGGCCCGCTCACTCGGTGTTGTTGCTGGTGATCATATCAAACTGATCTCTCCAAAAGGTGCTGTTACTCCAATGGGAGTTGCGCCTCGTATCAAATCCTATCCGGTCAAGGCCATCTTCGAAATTGGCATGTCCGAATATGACAGCACTTTCGTGTTCATGCCTCTGCAACATGCCCAACTCTATTTCAATCATGAAGGCAAGGTTTCGGCGATTGAAGCCTATGTTGAAGATCCTGATATGGTTGGTGAGATGAGAGCTTCTGTTGAAGAAGCTGCTGGCAGGCCGATTTTTGTGACGGATTGGCGCTTTAGAAATGTGACCTTCTTCTCCGCGCTGGAAGTTGAACGCAATCTGATGTTCATTATCCTGACATTGATCATTCTGGTGGCGGCTCTGAACATCATTTCCGGCCTTATCATGCTGGTAAAAGACAAAGGGCATGACATCGCTATTTTGCGCACAATGGGAGCGACCCGAGCATCCATCATGCGGATCTTTGTGATAACCGGTGCCGCTATTGGCTTTGTCGGAACCATGGCGGGTTTCATTCTCGGGTTGATCGTATGTCTGAATATTGAAGCCATTCGCCAGTTCGTTTCCTATATCACTCGTACTGAATTGTTCAGCCCTGAGCTCTATTTCCTCTCCAAACTGCCTGCCGATATGGATGTTAGTGAAACTGTAAGCGTCTTGGTGATTGCACTTCTTCTGTCGTTCCTGGCGACGCTTTATCCTGCATGGCGCGCGGCGACACTCGATCCGGTGGAGGCATTGCGGTATGAATGA
- the proS gene encoding proline--tRNA ligase, which produces MRLSRYFLPILKENPKEAEIVSHRYMLRAGMIRQQQAGIYSWLPLGLKVLRKIEQIVREEQNRAGAVELLMPTMQPADLWKESGRYDDYGKEMLRIVDRHERDMLFGPTNEEMITDIFRSSVKSYRDLPLNLYHIQWKFRDEIRPRFGVMRGREFLMKDAYSFDMDEESAREAYHRMFVAYLRTFKRLGLTAIPMKADTGPIGGDLSHEFIILADTGESEVFCHKDYLSKEIPGDGVDFDGDLSGIVADWTSEYAATEEMHDEAAFNAVSEADRIAARGIEVGHIFYFGTKYSDAMNAKVTGADGKDVPVHMGSYGVGVSRLLGGIIEACHDENGIVWPKSVAPFDIGLINMKAGNEDTNSACEQIYERLGNAGFDVLYDDRSGQAGAKFATMDLIGLPWQVIVGPRGLKSGEVEIKERATGKREMVSLDAVVERMIAEK; this is translated from the coding sequence ATGCGTCTTTCCCGTTATTTTCTGCCAATTTTGAAGGAAAACCCCAAAGAGGCTGAAATTGTTTCTCACCGCTATATGTTGCGCGCAGGTATGATTCGTCAGCAACAAGCGGGGATCTATTCCTGGTTGCCATTGGGGCTGAAAGTTCTGCGTAAAATTGAACAGATTGTACGTGAGGAGCAGAATAGAGCAGGGGCAGTGGAGCTGTTAATGCCTACCATGCAGCCAGCTGATCTGTGGAAAGAAAGTGGCCGTTACGATGATTATGGCAAGGAAATGCTGCGTATCGTCGATCGTCATGAACGCGATATGCTGTTTGGTCCAACCAATGAAGAGATGATCACTGATATTTTCCGCTCATCTGTCAAATCCTATCGTGACCTGCCACTCAACCTTTATCATATTCAATGGAAGTTCCGCGATGAAATCCGCCCTCGCTTTGGTGTTATGCGTGGTCGTGAGTTTCTGATGAAGGATGCCTACAGTTTCGATATGGATGAGGAGAGTGCACGCGAGGCTTACCATCGCATGTTCGTGGCTTACCTGCGCACCTTCAAGCGACTCGGTTTGACCGCAATCCCGATGAAAGCCGACACTGGCCCAATTGGAGGTGATCTCAGCCATGAATTCATCATTCTGGCCGATACCGGCGAGAGTGAAGTTTTTTGTCACAAGGATTACCTTTCCAAGGAAATTCCGGGTGATGGTGTTGATTTTGACGGCGATCTGTCGGGCATCGTTGCAGATTGGACCAGCGAATATGCTGCAACCGAAGAAATGCATGATGAAGCTGCCTTCAATGCAGTCTCAGAGGCTGATCGTATCGCCGCACGTGGTATCGAAGTTGGTCATATCTTCTATTTCGGGACCAAATATTCTGATGCGATGAATGCCAAGGTCACAGGTGCTGATGGCAAGGATGTTCCTGTTCATATGGGATCTTACGGAGTTGGTGTGTCTCGCCTTCTTGGCGGTATCATCGAGGCTTGCCATGATGAGAACGGTATTGTTTGGCCAAAGTCAGTTGCTCCATTTGATATTGGTCTGATCAATATGAAAGCTGGCAATGAAGACACCAACAGTGCTTGCGAGCAGATTTATGAGCGCCTTGGAAATGCCGGATTTGACGTGCTTTATGATGATCGTTCCGGTCAGGCTGGTGCCAAATTTGCTACTATGGATCTTATCGGTCTTCCATGGCAGGTCATCGTTGGTCCACGTGGCCTGAAGAGTGGCGAAGTGGAAATCAAAGAGCGCGCGACTGGCAAGAGGGAAATGGTTTCCCTTGATGCGGTCGTTGAGCGTATGATTGCCGAGAAATGA
- a CDS encoding DUF1467 family protein has translation MGLISGLAIYFIIWWISLFLVLPFGVRTQAEAEDMRLGTMPSAPVRSRMLLRVIATTILATALFGAYYWAVEIKGLGLDDLTFLPMPDSLR, from the coding sequence ATGGGATTGATCAGCGGATTGGCTATTTATTTCATTATCTGGTGGATCTCACTGTTTCTGGTTTTGCCTTTTGGTGTGCGCACCCAAGCTGAGGCGGAGGATATGCGTCTTGGCACCATGCCTAGTGCACCTGTCCGCAGTCGGATGTTATTGCGGGTGATTGCCACAACCATTTTGGCCACGGCACTTTTTGGTGCTTACTATTGGGCAGTTGAGATCAAAGGACTTGGGCTGGATGATCTGACTTTCCTGCCTATGCCAGACAGTTTGCGTTAG
- the mce gene encoding methylmalonyl-CoA epimerase: MIGRLNHVAIAVSDLKAGVATYAGVLGAKVSDPQDEPDHGVRVVFVELPNTKIELLEPLGENSPIAKFLEKNPAGGIHHVCYEVDDIIAARDKLKAEGARVLGDGEPKIGAHGKPVVFLHPKDFCGTLTELEQV; encoded by the coding sequence ATGATTGGTCGTCTCAACCACGTCGCCATTGCTGTATCTGATCTGAAAGCTGGTGTGGCTACTTATGCCGGTGTGCTGGGCGCAAAGGTTTCGGACCCACAGGACGAGCCTGATCACGGTGTTCGAGTGGTGTTTGTGGAATTGCCCAATACAAAGATCGAACTTCTTGAGCCACTTGGCGAGAATTCTCCAATTGCTAAATTTCTTGAGAAGAATCCTGCTGGCGGTATTCATCATGTTTGCTACGAAGTGGACGATATCATCGCCGCTCGTGACAAGTTGAAAGCCGAAGGCGCGCGCGTGTTGGGTGATGGTGAACCTAAAATTGGTGCCCATGGCAAACCAGTTGTGTTTTTGCACCCAAAAGATTTCTGCGGCACATTGACAGAGCTGGAACAGGTCTAG